A stretch of DNA from Acidobacteriota bacterium:
GACCTGAGAACCATGCGGCCGCTTGCACAATCGCTTGAGGCCCACAACGGCAAGGTCGTCCGCATCAATCCGGACGGCACGGTGCCTACGGACAATCCTTTTGCCGGCAAGGAAGGCGCGTTAGGCGACATCTGGACCATCGGCCATCGCAATATCCAGTCGGCAGTTTTTGATGACCAGGGCAGGCTCTGGACGGTCGAGCACGGCGCCCGCGGCGGCGATGAGCTGAACATGCCTGAAAAGGGCAAGAACTACGGCTGGCCGGTCGCGACCTTTGGCCAGGAATATACCGGCCAGGCGATCTCAGGCGGCACGACCGCAAAAGACGGCACCGAGCAGCCGGTCTATTATTGGGACCCGGTGATCGCACCTTCGGGAATGGAGTTTTACACCGGAGCGGCCTTTCCGGAATGGAAGGGTAACCTCTTCGTCGGCGGGCTCGCCTCGCAGCGGCTCGTGCGCCTGGTGATGAAAGACGGCCGCGTCGCCGGCGAGGAGCATCTGCTGACCGACCGCGGCAGCCGCATCCGAGACGTCCGCCAAGGCCCGGATGGCTTTCTCTACGTCGTTACAGACGAATCGAAAGGCGAACTCTGGCGCATCGCCCCGAAGAAGTAGCTGACCGAAACGCGACTTTGTTAACCAACAAAAGACCTCGGCCCTATGCGGCTGAGGTCTTTTTCGTTGAGGCAATTTCGGCCGGTTGTTGTCTTCTTAAACTCGTCCCAGTTCACTCTCGAAGAAACTCTTCAGTGCCCGCAGGCGTTTTCGGGTTTCCCATGCGAAAACTGCCTGCATGAGCGGATGAAGAACCGGACGCAGCCATGCCGGGCGGGCTGTGAAATTTACTTTATAGATCACTTCCGAGTGAGCATCGTCGATCTTTGCGTGCCGTATACTCGCGGCAAAGGCGTCAAAGAACGGCGGTTGATTCAACAACTTGACGGCCGCGACCCGCCCTCGGTCAAACGAGACGTATTGAGTTCGCAGTGCGAAGATTCCCAACAATCCTTTCCCTCTGCACACGGAAATCGCGCCTAGACACGCTTCGTCAAATTCAGGTTCGAGATAGGCTTCTTTCAAGAGCGTGTCCCATTCGAGTCTGCGATCGTAGTTATGGATCAACGCAAACACCGCATCGGCCGAAGCAGGGATCGTCTCTCTTATTTCAGTCGTTGCCATGAAGCCCGTCGCTAATGCCGTGCGTTTTTATTGTTCAGCCGCCACTAGGGCTCGTCCCCGCGAGCCGTCGGCTTTCGGGCCGCAGGTACCAGGACGCGACCGTGAGCATAAGCAGCACCGCCGTCGGGAGCATCGTCGCAAAACCATCGCCGATCGCGATGTGCGAGAAGAACGCACCCGACGTGACGAAGAAAAACCCCGCATACGCCCACTCTTTCAGGAGCGGCATTCGCGGTGCGATCAAAACGATCACGCCAAGAATTTTCCAAACGCCGAGCAGCACCAGCAAATACCGCGGATACCCCAGCCGGCCAAAACTGTGCAAGACCTCCGGCATCTTGACGAGCTGCAGAACCGCACTCGCCAGCATGCCCACACACAGCCAAAGCGTCACCACCCAATAAACAACTACTCTCGGAACAGCCATAACCCATTATCGACCAAAATTCACCACAGAGTCACGGAGAGCACTGAGAAAGAACAAGCGAACACTTCTGAAATTCAGTCGTTACATATCAGGATGGAAATAGTACTTGATCGTCCGGCGGAATTTGATCGGACGGTTGCCACAGGTGACCTCGGGTCGATATTGCGACAGTTTGGCTGCTTCCAGTGCCGCCCTTCTCAGCATGCCGTTCCCTTCCCTGACTTTCGCAAAGACAACATACCCTTTCTCGTCGACAATGATGTCAACCAGGACTTCGCCGCTGATCTTAGATCGACGAGCGGTTTCCGGGTAATAGGGTTTGACTAGTTTTAACGGACAGCCATCCCAACAATGCCCCGCGATCTTTGGAAGGGGCTTTCCAAAGTTCTTAATTTGCTCTTCACGGATCGCCTTCGAACACGCCGCCACCGCTTTTTCATCTTCCGCAACATCGGCAAAGAGCTTTTTTCGTTCCTCTTTGGTCTGAACCTGAGCGTTACCGGGATTCACGGCAAAAGCCACAACCAGAACGACAGATAGATATTTCAGCGCTCGTACGTGCATTTATATCTTTAGACACCTTAGATCCGAAAAGGTTCCCGTTACCGGCTGGGGTTCTTCAAAATGTTATTGCTCGACAATCACAAAGTAGACGCTTTTGCCGGCAGCAATCGCGGCCCTGCATAGCTCGGCAAACTCAAGCAAGAACCCGGCAAGATCCATTCTGTTTACGTACGTATCCTGCCACGCACCTTCATCCCACCGTGCCGAAGCATAGAGTAAGTCTTCTTGCTCGGCCACTGCGACGTGCTGAATAAGTTTCGAGTCGATCTGGAAAAACTGGGAACCATCCGCAAGCTTTTCAGCAGTTGCGAGTGATCTCCGTTCTTCCTGGAGGAAGACCGACGACAAATAGTCGATCCGTTCCCGGCTGTAGTTGCCGCCGAGTTGCGTAGGAAGCTTGGCTATGTGGTCCAATACGTCATTGCCGGCTCGAAGTGCCGCAATTTCTTTTGGCTGAGCCGCAAGGAAATAGGTGAACATATTTAATCCGTCCGCGTAGCTCCAGTTTCAATCCTAAATTGTACTGCCGCTCACTGATCAAGAGCCCAGTCGCAATCGCTCCGGGTTCTGACCCGGCTACTCGGGCTGCTCGTTCCTATTCCCCATCTTCTTCGATCTGGGGTGCGCCGGTCTTCACATCGCCGTTGCGTTCGTAATTGGCGATGACAGCCAACGAGTTAGATTACGTCGTCCAGAATTACGACCTCGAGGTGTGACAATCTTTTGAAATTGGGATCGTTGGTAACGAAGTATCCGCAGCTTGCCGCCGTTGCTGTGGCGGCATGGATCGCATCCGGTGTCTTGAAGTTTTGTAGTGCTCTTAGTTCAGCGGCGGCCTTCAAGACATCTGTTGTGATCTCGAAAAGCTCGATTTCGGAAATAGTTAGCAACTTGGTATACGCCTGGACGAGCCTCTGATCGTTTTCCTTGATCGGCTTGACGATTGTTTCAAGCAGAGTCAGGTTACTGGTTACGACCTGTATTGAATCCTTGCGTACCGTAAGCCAAAACGATCTCAAAACAGGCCAATAATCGGCGTGTCTTTCGACGCTGTATATGAGCGGAGCGGTGTCAAAGCCGCGACGAAGGCGGAAATCTTAGTTGTCCCAAGAGTCCCGCTCCTTCGCCAAATATTTATCGACTTCGGCCGCATCGCCGAATACTCGTGCTCCGTTCAATCCTTCTATGATGCTGAGGCCCGAAAGCTGCTCTGCCGACTCTTGGATGGATTCTTGCTCAACGATTATCTTTGCAAGGCGCAGCCTTTCGTGCGGCGGCAAGGGCAAGATCGTGTTCTTATAAATAGTTTCAACGCTCGGCATAACGCCTTCATATTACCACAACCTCGCAGCTGTGAACTCTTAGTTTCTAGGCTTGTTTTTCGATCGTAGGCTCACCAGTCTTTACTTCGCCGTTGCGTTCGTAGTTGGCGATGATGATGCCGTTCGGGGTGACCTGGCCTTCGGTTAACTTGAAGGCCGCGGGGATGGTGCCGTGTTGGAACAAGCGTTTGCCGGTGCCGAGCGTGACGGGGAAGATCATCAGCTCGAGCCGGTCAACGAGGTCGGCTTTGAAGAGCGTCTGGAACATATCGGCACTGCCGAAAACGTGCAGATCGGGGCCGTCTGTCTCTTTTAGTTCGCGGACCTTCGCCGCGAGGTCGCCGCCGAGGAAAACGCTTGGCTGCCAGTCGCTCGACGTGCGGGTGTTCGACGCGACGTACTTGGTCGCCGTCATCACATTCGGCCAAAAGTGAGAATTCTCCGGCCAGTATGGCTCCCAAATGTCGAACGTCTTTCGCCCCAGCAGGAGATCGACCTCTTTCCCCAGCCGCTCCTGGATCACCGCCCCCGATTCTTCATCCGCATACCCAAAGAACCACCCGCCAAACTTGAAACCGTCGCCGTCATTCTCCTCGTTCTGAATGACCCCATCGAGCGTAATGAATTCTGCGGCGATTATTTTTCTCATGTTTCCCCTTCTAAAGTGAAGAATGATCCCTTAGCCAGCTCTCAAACTTCTCGGCGATTCGCA
This window harbors:
- a CDS encoding SRPBCC family protein, producing MATTEIRETIPASADAVFALIHNYDRRLEWDTLLKEAYLEPEFDEACLGAISVCRGKGLLGIFALRTQYVSFDRGRVAAVKLLNQPPFFDAFAASIRHAKIDDAHSEVIYKVNFTARPAWLRPVLHPLMQAVFAWETRKRLRALKSFFESELGRV
- a CDS encoding DoxX family protein codes for the protein MAVPRVVVYWVVTLWLCVGMLASAVLQLVKMPEVLHSFGRLGYPRYLLVLLGVWKILGVIVLIAPRMPLLKEWAYAGFFFVTSGAFFSHIAIGDGFATMLPTAVLLMLTVASWYLRPESRRLAGTSPSGG
- a CDS encoding TonB family protein — encoded protein: MHVRALKYLSVVLVVAFAVNPGNAQVQTKEERKKLFADVAEDEKAVAACSKAIREEQIKNFGKPLPKIAGHCWDGCPLKLVKPYYPETARRSKISGEVLVDIIVDEKGYVVFAKVREGNGMLRRAALEAAKLSQYRPEVTCGNRPIKFRRTIKYYFHPDM
- a CDS encoding type II toxin-antitoxin system VapC family toxin; translation: MRSFWLTVRKDSIQVVTSNLTLLETIVKPIKENDQRLVQAYTKLLTISEIELFEITTDVLKAAAELRALQNFKTPDAIHAATATAASCGYFVTNDPNFKRLSHLEVVILDDVI
- a CDS encoding dihydrofolate reductase family protein, with protein sequence MRKIIAAEFITLDGVIQNEENDGDGFKFGGWFFGYADEESGAVIQERLGKEVDLLLGRKTFDIWEPYWPENSHFWPNVMTATKYVASNTRTSSDWQPSVFLGGDLAAKVRELKETDGPDLHVFGSADMFQTLFKADLVDRLELMIFPVTLGTGKRLFQHGTIPAAFKLTEGQVTPNGIIIANYERNGEVKTGEPTIEKQA